The following is a genomic window from Desulforhopalus sp..
TATAGAGGAGGTGCTTCCGTGGCACAGATAAACATAGAGAATCTTCAGGTAACCATTGCCGCACAACCCGGTCGGAGTCTTTTGAACACCTTGGTCCTTGAAGATCAGCCGATCCATACCGTATGCGGTGGCCGGGCCAGATGTGGCTGCTGTCGAATCCGGATTGTCGAAGGCAAGAAAGGAATCTCGCCGGTAAACGAGTGGGAGAAAGTCCGGCTGACCGCCGAAGAGCTGGCGGCCGGTTGGCGTCTAGCCTGTCAAACCCACACCCTTCGGGATATCACCATTCACCTGCCGACAGCTGAGGAACTTGATCCGGCCTGCAGGAAAAAGAAGGAGAGGGTGGTTCAGGACCCGGCTTTGCGGTAATTGGCCAGGGTGACGCCGCAGAGGACGAGCAATCCGCCGGCCAAAACGGCCATTCGCACCGACTCGCCGAGGATCAGCCAGGACAGAATGAGGGAGAATACCGGGACGAGGTTGATAAAGATTCCGGCCCGGCTGGCGCCGATCTTCTTGATGCCGATATAGTACAGGGAAAAGCCGAGGGCGGTGCCGCCGATACCGAGGTAGGCAAGGCTTATCCAGGACAGGGTGGTGATCGTGGCGAGCTTGCCGATGAGACCTTCTCCCACGGCCGGGAAGGCAAGGAAGACAGTGCCGATGATCGATGAATAGCAGACGGCGGTCAGCGGCGGCAGGGAGCGGAGTACCGACCGGCCGATCAGCGAATAGGCCGACCAGCTGGCGACGCAGCCGAGCAGGGCCTGCTCGCCACGGCCGAAGCCGCCGGTAAAGAGCGATCCGGGGTGGCCGTTGCTGATGACCAAAATAGCCCCGGTAAGCGACACCAGAACCCCGCAGCCCTTCAGCAGGGAGAGGCGTTCCTTCAGGAAGAGGGCGGCAAAGATGGTGATGACCAAGGGCGTCCCGGCAACAATGAGCGAGGCCCGGCCGGCATTGATATACTGCAGGCCGGAAAAGAAAAAGACATTGTAGGCAAAGACCCCGGTCAGTCCGAGAAGGAGAAGGGACAGCCAGAGTCGTGGCGAGGGCATGGCAAACTTGCCCTCGATTGCCTTGGTCAATACCAGCATGGCCACCGAGGCGATAAAAAAACGGAGAAAGGCGGCGCTGGCCGGTTCAACCGCTCCTGCCAGCAGGCGTCCGGCAATGAAGGTGCCGCCCCACAAAAACATGGTAAAAACCAGCGAAAGATAGGTGACAACAGGCATGAACGGCCTTCCTTTGAATAAGCGCAACAAAACATCTGCGGACGATAAAAGTCGGAGATGAGGATTAACGGGATCGGCAGCAAAAGGTCAAGTTCTTTT
Proteins encoded in this region:
- a CDS encoding 2Fe-2S iron-sulfur cluster-binding protein, which translates into the protein MAQINIENLQVTIAAQPGRSLLNTLVLEDQPIHTVCGGRARCGCCRIRIVEGKKGISPVNEWEKVRLTAEELAAGWRLACQTHTLRDITIHLPTAEELDPACRKKKERVVQDPALR
- a CDS encoding DMT family transporter gives rise to the protein MPVVTYLSLVFTMFLWGGTFIAGRLLAGAVEPASAAFLRFFIASVAMLVLTKAIEGKFAMPSPRLWLSLLLLGLTGVFAYNVFFFSGLQYINAGRASLIVAGTPLVITIFAALFLKERLSLLKGCGVLVSLTGAILVISNGHPGSLFTGGFGRGEQALLGCVASWSAYSLIGRSVLRSLPPLTAVCYSSIIGTVFLAFPAVGEGLIGKLATITTLSWISLAYLGIGGTALGFSLYYIGIKKIGASRAGIFINLVPVFSLILSWLILGESVRMAVLAGGLLVLCGVTLANYRKAGS